One Triticum dicoccoides isolate Atlit2015 ecotype Zavitan chromosome 4B, WEW_v2.0, whole genome shotgun sequence genomic window carries:
- the LOC119293435 gene encoding uncharacterized protein LOC119293435, translating into MRVVGAAKPARMSSMEREPKTLSLGELNYAREAALYVLTTRSSQDAARIFTEGLKPVLGVRRNSTDSDSDDDEEADVFDPDLLVDDVDVRRNRRMRGRIAKKRDFATAPF; encoded by the exons ATGAGGGTCGTCGGGGCTGCAAAGCCGGCGAGGATGTCTTCCATGGAGCGGGAGCCCAAGACGCTCTCCCTCGGCGAGCTCAATTACGCCAGG GAAGCAGCGCTGTACGTGCTGACCACGCGCTCCTCGCAGGACGCAGCCCGAATCTTCACCGAG GGTCTGAAGCCGGTGCTCGGCGTCAGGAGGAACTCCACGGACTCTGACTCGGACGATGACGAGGAAGCGGACGTGTTTGATCCGGACCTGCTCGTCGACGATGTCGACGTGCGCCGTAATCGCCGGATGCGTGGGCGCATCGCCAAGAAACGAGACTTTGCTACAGCACCCTTCTAA